The following are encoded in a window of Arvicanthis niloticus isolate mArvNil1 chromosome 1, mArvNil1.pat.X, whole genome shotgun sequence genomic DNA:
- the LOC117717756 gene encoding putative isocitrate dehydrogenase [NAD] gamma 2, mitochondrial, whose protein sequence is MLAAASCSVRIVLQPPVLLGHSREVVCELVTSFRNFCSGYTVPPSPKYGGRHTVTMIPGDGIGPELMVHVKRIFRSNCVPVDFEEVWVTSTSNEEEIRNAIMAIRRNRVALKGNIATNHNLPARYKSHNTKFRTILDLYASVVHFKTFPGVETRHKDIDILVVRENTEGEYTNLEHESVKGVVESLKIVTKAKSVRIADYAFKMAQKMGRKKVTVVHKANIMKLGDGLFLQCCKDVAAHYPQITLESMIIDNTTMQLVSKPQQFDVMLMPNLYGNIINSICTGLVGGSGIVPGANYGDSYAIFETGSKEIGKDLAHRNIANPVAMLLTSCIMLDYLDLQPYATHIRNAVLASLQNKAICTPDTGGQGTTSSTVEYILDYMKEQLSGCHPNFFLSYT, encoded by the coding sequence ATGCTGGCAGCAGCCAGTTGTTCTGTGAGAATCGTTCTACAACCTCCTGTTCTTCTTGGCCATTCTAGGGAGGTAGTATGTGAGCTTGTGACCTCCTTCAGAAATTTCTGCTCAGGTTACACAGTGCCTCCTTCACCAAAGTATGGTGGAAGACACACAGTGACTATGATTCCTGGAGATGGCATTGGGCCTGAGCTTATGGTTCATGTCAAGAGAATATTCAGATCAAATTGTGTGCCAGTGGACTTTGAAGAGGTGTGGGTCACCTCGACATCTAATGAGGAGGAGATCCGCAATGCTATCATGGCTATCCGTCGGAACCGTGTAGCTCTGAAGGGCAATATTGCAACCAATCACAATCTGCCTGCCCGTTACAAGTCTCACAACACCAAGTTTCGCACCATCCTTGACCTCTATGCCAGTGTCGTCCATTTCAAGACTTTTCCTGGTGTGGAGACCCGACACAAGGACATAGACATCCTGGTGGTTCGGGAGAATACAGAGGGCGAGTACACTAACCTGGAACATGAAAGCGTGAAAGGGGTGGTAGAGAGCTTAAAGATTGTGACAAAGGCCAAGTCTGTGCGCATTGCTGATTATGCCTTCAAGATGGCTCAAAAGATGGGGCGGAAAAAGGTGACAGTTGTTCACAAAGCCAACATCATGAAACTGGGAGATGGGCTCTTCCTTCAGTGCTGTAAGGATGTGGCAGCTCACTACCCTCAGATCACCTTAGAGAGTATGATTATAGACAACACTACAATGCAGTTGGTATCAAAGCCCCAACAGTTTGATGTAATGCTGATGCCCAATCTTTATGGCAACATTATCAACAGTATCTGCACAGGGCTGGTTGGAGGGTCAGGAATTGTCCCTGGAGCCAACTATGGTGATTCATATGCAATATTTGAAACAGGTTCAAAGGAAATAGGTAAAGATTTAGCTCACAGAAATATTGCCAACCCTGTCGCCATGCTGCTGACCAGCTGTATCATGCTGGACTACCTTGATCTCCAACCCTATGCCACTCACATCCGCAATGCAGTCCTGGCATCCTTACAAAACAAAGCCATCTGCACTCCAGACACGGGAGGTCAGGGGACCACATCAAGCACTGTAGAGTATATCTTAGACTATATGAAAGAACAACTTAGTGGCTGTCATCCAAATTTCTTCCTGTCCTACACTTGA